Genomic DNA from Alicyclobacillus fastidiosus:
CCAACAGTCGATCCAGCACATCGTCGACTTCTTCCACTCGCGACCAAATCACTGGAATCACGACCATGGTACGGGCATCCGTCGGTAAACCTTTCGCGAAATCGTAGCGCAAAAGCGGCGTCGGACGACAGCAACGAATGATGGCGGCGTGCACTAAGGTCACCACCCACTCGCTAACGGGAACGGCGAGGGCCACCCAAAGCGCAATCCAGGATGCCCTCGAAATGCTCGTGCCAGCACTCAACCAATATCCGGCGAGCAGCATGAGACAAATAAACAGAATGGCCGAGCCCAGAACATATGCGGCGATGGGGCGGCGGCGCAGCACCACGCTCGGCAAACGCCGGGGGCTCGTGCGCTCTGACAAGGCTCGACGCAGCTGTGCTACCCCCCTTGTCTCGAGGAGGTAAAACGCGAGGCAGGCCTCACGAGACTGCGGCTCTGCAAGAGGGGACGCTCCTTGTCTCGACGCTAAGCTTACCTCAACAGCGGTTTGGGCAACGAACGTTTCCGGCACGTTCATCCGGCGCGCTAACTCGACCACTCGGTCGCGGAGCAGATCTCTGCTGACCGAGTCCAAACGTTCATACTCGCCGCTCTGATGGGACAGCAGGATCTGTTCAACATGCGAGATTTTTACAAACGTCGAGCGCCACGGCTGCCGCTCAAGGACGTGTAGGCTCGTCACGAGGTTGCCGCACAGCACCTGTAACTCGGCTTGCAGTTGGTGCTCAAACGACACCATATTCTCAAGGCTCGCCTCACTGGTTTCAACATGTCCGACAAGCCACTCTCGAACCAATTGGATGTTTGGCTCCCACTCGCTCAAGTGGCGCACTAGATGCACCACCTCCACAGGCGTGAAGGTTCGGCCGCGCGCGTAGCTGTCCAAGACTGCGCGGACCTGTTCATCAGACAGATCCTTATGACTCACGCGCTCGAGGAGTGCCGCCGTACAATTACAGACCTCATGACGATGTCGTACCTCGCGCATAGCTTGGGCCAAGCGACAAATGATGACTACGCGCATGGCGATGGGCAATGCCCAGCATTCGAACGTCTTCAGAACGGATACTTCTTGATAGGCTTCCAGGTATGTCTCAAACGCGCGGACGTCGTAACGCCCGTCCACGTGCTCCAGATAGTCGTCGCAAATGGCGTAAATGCGCGGTATCCCCGACCCTTTCAACGTCGGCAACTGATGAAGTGCCTTACGTGGCAACATGCGAATCACTTCTTGGGATTGCGTCTCCAAAAATGCAATGTGGTCAAGAAGCCAGTCCTCTGCAGGTTGCATGCATTGTGTTCGATTCGCCGACAGTCGCTTTGCAAACTCGTGAAGACTCTGCATGTCAGATTGAAAGACCATCCAGTGTCTACGCGGCTGTGGATATCCTGTCGATTCGTTCGTCAGGGCGTATTCACGTGCCCGTTCTCGTAGTTGGTTACTGTTTAGAATCATCGGGGCCTCCTGACAGGGGTCGGCCTGCACGCAGTAAAACACATGGCATGTCACCCACAAATCAGTCATTTATGAAAAATATCCCCAAAAATGAGCGGTTTTATGAATTTGATGTGTACCAGGGGGAGAAAGCGTGCACAACAGCGGTTCACACGTCCGGTGGGCTGTTGAATGAGCGATCATGGGGAAGCGGGCACAGGGCGCTTTTGCCTGTACCCGCTATGAGGAGGCTGGTTCCAGCGACAAACCAAACCGTGCACCATCGGTCGCCGAGGGCGGCCGTCATGGCTTTAATTCGATCACGGTTTGCTTTCGTAGGTCGCATCCACCACTTGCGTGTTCGTACTTGTCGACGCAGTGCGTCGCTTGGCGATTTGCATCGCTTCAATCAACGTGTCCATGTCGCGTTGGATCTCGTCGCACTGTTTCTGCCAATACTCCGCTTGCTTGTGAAGCCGACGAATCTCCTCATCTCGCGCCAGCAACTGGGATTCCAAGGCCTTGCGCTCTTGGTGAAGCTGAGTGATATGACCTTCATCATCGATAATTTCGATCGACCGCAGGTATTCGATCAATTCGTCCTTGCTCACTACAGGCCGTTGTTTCAGTGAGACTTCGGGCTCAGGATGATAGGTCGCTCTTGCCGACACCCGCGTCGCCTCTAACTCCTGCACCGGTGGCTCACTCGGTTCATCGGCTTGGGGTGGTTCGGACGGAGCTTCGTTGTGATCGCGCGAGAGGATGGGCTTGAACACCGATTGCCAACGCGACCGCGTCTCGGAAACCTTTTTCGTCAGCAGGCCGAAGTTGGGCCGGAACATCTTCGTCAGCTTACCGTTCTGATTTTTGACAGTCCGCGTCTCTGCAATGTCCGACACGGTGAACGACTCACTGCGGATAAAGTCGATCAACGACGCAAGACAAGCTTCGTGGAACGGTTGCTCAAACGACATATGCGCGCATTCCTCGCAAACGAGACCCGCAAGGTGATCTAGGAACTCGTCGCTGATTTGCACGCTCTGCGGGATGCTATACGACAAACTATCCGCGAACGTGTCGACGATTTGTATGCGGTTTTGTTCCGCCAAGCGCTCGGCCGCCAACTCCGCCGCAAATGGGTGGATTTCGTTCCCTTCCAAATGCGCCAACTCGTCGATGCGTCCCGCTGACACTCGCTGCTCTTTCAGGCGCTTGAGCGCGTTGGCAAGCACGACTCTCTCAGCCTCTTCGTCATTATCGGGCCAATGATTTACGACGAATGACTCTGGGTCTCGCTTGCTCTCGACGAATTGACGAGCTTCCTCCAAGGTAATTTCCTTTTCGTAATAGCGATCATATAATGAAATCCCAAATTGGTCGGCAATCTCCAGTGCTTCATATCCACTTAACGTGCGCATTGTGCAACCCTCGCATTTCGACAGATCTCCACTCGTCATAAATTCGTATAAACATGCTGCTTTATGTCCCCATTGTATACGGAGAATCCATAACAATCAGCCCTTGTTTTGAACAATGGTGCAAAATCGCCCCTCAAGGGACAAAAAATAACCGTCGGGTTGATTTGCACTTGCAAACCTGCCCGACGGTTTGGCCTTGGAGTTTGTCATCTCGGATCTCAAACGTTTTGGCGCGTTATAGTGGTTTCGGGTACACAGGCCACGTGTTCCCCTGCTCGACATCGTGTCCAAAAAATACGCGTGGTCGAACGGCCTGCACAACCTCTTTCAGATGAGCGATGGAAGCGGCAATTTGAAGGGGATCCACCCCGGCAAACGGAACTCCGTCCTCAAAGTTTTCCCGCGTGTAGGCCGCGTCGACAGTCAGTAAAATCGGACCCGAAAGTCGTGTGTGCAGAAGAATCGACTGATGTCCCGCCGAGTGTCCCGGCGTGAAGATCAGGTCAACGCCAGGTGCCAACTGGTAATCCCCCTCAATCAGGCGGTAGTCCAACCCTGCGACGCGACACTCCGCTGGGTAATCATCGCTCACCATCGCCGCATCGTACTCGGCGCGCTGCACGTAGATCGGCGTGTTGGGGAACTTCGAGTTGCCGCCGGCGTGATCGAAATGCCAGTGTGAACTGATGACACAAAGGAGGTCGTCCGGTGCATAGCCCGCCCGGGCCAGCACCTGAACAATGGCGTCGTCGTGCGTCATCCAAGGAACGATGTCGCCGTCCTTCGGCTCGTCGCCGAGTGTATCCACGGCATATGCCTCGGGCATCCCTGTATCGATGAGCATCGGGCCCTCCGTCGTTTCGATGAGATATGACCAAATCGGCAGATTGACTAACTTGCCTCTGACCAAAGTCTCATTGAGCACCGACTGATCTACCAAACAATGACCAGCTGGCAACAAATATACGCGTTCCACTGCCATCCTGACTCGGCCTCCTCGCTGTGCCCGCGTGTCGAACTGCATAGCTGTACGGCACGGGGGTAAGCATTGTTCATCGCCTGTCTGTCGACGTTAGCGGGAGAACTCGAGGAATGGAGCATTGCCGTACTTTGGCTGTGCTGCTTGGGACGGCCGAGCCCACTGTACCGCGTTTTGTAAAACCCGTTGAACGTCCTCGTTGTGATAGGTTGGGTACTCCTCGTGCCCTGGCCGGAAATAAAATACTTTGCCACGGCCGCGGCGGTACGTGCAACCGCTGCGAAACACCTCGCCGCCGGTGAACGAACTGACGAAAATCAACTCGTCCGGGACGGGGATGTCAAAATGTTCTCCGTACATCTCCTCATGCTCCAACTCGATATACTGACCGATGCCCTCAGCGATGGGATGTGTTGGGTCGACCACCCAGAGGAGCTCGCGTTCCCCCGCTTCACGCCATTTTAAATCGCACGAGGTGCCCATTAAGCGCTTGAACATCTTGGAAAAATGACCTGAGTGGAGCACGATGAGGCCCATGCCGTCGAGAACGCGGGCGACAACTCGATCGACCACCTCGTCCGCTACTTCACCATGGGCGGTATGCCCCCACCACAACAACACTTCGGTCTTGTCGAGAACCTCCTGTGTCAAACCGTGTTCTGGCTCGTCGAGCGTCGCGGTATGGACGTCGTGGCCAACGGCGCGCAGGGGCGCTGCGATGGCCTCGTGAATGCCGCCAGGATACACCTTCGCGATCTCCTCTGATGACTGCTCGTGCCGAAATTCATTCCATACGGTGATATTCACGCGATCACATACCTTTCTAGTCGTCGTCTCTAGACTCTACAGAGGGAACATAGTATCTTCCGACAGTCGGAAATCTTCTGTCTGTTCATCATACACCAGTCAACTAAATTGCGGCTGGAATTCGCGAGAGGCGTGTCCTCCGGTTCAAGATTCCACGCCTTCAAACAAAACTTCCTAGCTTTGTCGCTCATTCCGTCAAAAGCGTCGACTTCCGCTCGCGTTTATGCTGATACAAACGGGCATCTGCGACTTCATAACACCGATCTAGCGTGTCACCGTCGACGCCCCACACGGCAAATCCGACACTGACGGAGTGCCCTCCAGTCGCCTGTAACACCGAACTTTGAATCGCTTCCATCACGTCCATGGCCTGTGCCAGATCCGCATAAAAGGCGATGAGAAACTCGTCGCCGCCAAGACGTGAAACGAGTGCCTCATCGCCGACACACTCTTGAATCGCATTCGACGTTTCGCGAATGAGGGTGTCACCTGCCGGATGACCCAAGGTGTCATTGACTGCTTTCAAGTCGTCGAGATCGATCACGCCGATGATCAATTGCCTGTCTTGCAAAGCAGCCTCCTCCACCATCTCCGGCAGTCGTGCGTAGACGCCACGACGATTGTACGTGCCGGTGAGCAAATCGCGCCGACTCGACTCCTCGGCAATCCGGACCGTGAGGATGAGATCGAGCGCCACAGACAACTGGGCGGCGCACGAATCCAACAGTGCGTTGCTCATTTCGGTCGTCATTCTGCCAGACACCGCGTGTGTTCGCGCCACGACGAGGGCTCCCGTCATCTGCTCCCTGGACATCAATGGCCAAAATCCAAAATCGAGCAGGGGGTAGCGGCTCAAGTACGCCTGCAGTTGCGAGGAGGGGATGTCTTCCGCCAACATCCAGCGCTCCGACGCGCCCTTGAACGTCTGGTAGAGATTCTCCTCGGAGGCGAAAATGGAAGCCAGGTCCTCTTCTTGATGCTCAAATACTCCCCAGGCGGCGTACGCGTGTGGCTTGCTTGGCGTTACACCGTTCACGAAGACTCGTTTGCGGTAAATGAAGAAACCGGAGTCAACCTCCGCCAA
This window encodes:
- a CDS encoding GGDEF domain-containing protein; its protein translation is MNAELLKKFFYRTREWARASRGLELFQLASEALRDLAEVDSGFFIYRKRVFVNGVTPSKPHAYAAWGVFEHQEEDLASIFASEENLYQTFKGASERWMLAEDIPSSQLQAYLSRYPLLDFGFWPLMSREQMTGALVVARTHAVSGRMTTEMSNALLDSCAAQLSVALDLILTVRIAEESSRRDLLTGTYNRRGVYARLPEMVEEAALQDRQLIIGVIDLDDLKAVNDTLGHPAGDTLIRETSNAIQECVGDEALVSRLGGDEFLIAFYADLAQAMDVMEAIQSSVLQATGGHSVSVGFAVWGVDGDTLDRCYEVADARLYQHKRERKSTLLTE
- a CDS encoding ThuA domain-containing protein; its protein translation is MNITVWNEFRHEQSSEEIAKVYPGGIHEAIAAPLRAVGHDVHTATLDEPEHGLTQEVLDKTEVLLWWGHTAHGEVADEVVDRVVARVLDGMGLIVLHSGHFSKMFKRLMGTSCDLKWREAGERELLWVVDPTHPIAEGIGQYIELEHEEMYGEHFDIPVPDELIFVSSFTGGEVFRSGCTYRRGRGKVFYFRPGHEEYPTYHNEDVQRVLQNAVQWARPSQAAQPKYGNAPFLEFSR
- a CDS encoding N-acyl homoserine lactonase family protein — encoded protein: MAVERVYLLPAGHCLVDQSVLNETLVRGKLVNLPIWSYLIETTEGPMLIDTGMPEAYAVDTLGDEPKDGDIVPWMTHDDAIVQVLARAGYAPDDLLCVISSHWHFDHAGGNSKFPNTPIYVQRAEYDAAMVSDDYPAECRVAGLDYRLIEGDYQLAPGVDLIFTPGHSAGHQSILLHTRLSGPILLTVDAAYTRENFEDGVPFAGVDPLQIAASIAHLKEVVQAVRPRVFFGHDVEQGNTWPVYPKPL